The DNA sequence TTATCATGGGCTTCTTGTTCACCCTCAATTACAATGGCATTAATGCGACTATAAGCATCCTTATATACGTCACTGTTGAAGTCTATGGTAGGTTCGACAAGTTGTTGCATAAATTGTTAAATCTCCTGTATAGTTTATGTGAGCAAATCTAAACTTAACGACTTCAAAGGTCGTCTTTTATGAAGACAAGATAATCACTCATTTTAATTTAGTTGTTACCTATCTTATCGGTTTTTATTCCACATTGAGGTTTGCTTCTGATTACTTTTACTGATACTTTATCCCTTCATTTATTAATAATCACTGGAAAATAGACTATCGTTAATGGTTACAATTAGTTATTAGAGTTAAGTTTTGGTGAGGGATTGGGGGAGAGGGAAAGAAACTCTTAACTCTCAATTTTTAATTGAAATCTATTTACTGTTCACTAAATTGCAATAGTCCTTTTCATTTTTAATTCTGATGAATTTACCTTCTTTTCTCTGGTTGTGGAAAATTGCCGCTTGGTCAATGGGATTAAGTATCACAGGATATTTACTCCTCGCATTTTCAGGAATATATTTATGGAAAAATCGCACAGAAAAAAAACCTCGTCCTTCTTGGTTGCGTCCTTTTCATTGGATTACAGGCACAATCTTAGTGATTCTTATTCTTGTTCTTTTATCCATCGGTTTAATCGGAACTATTGGATATTATGGTAGCTTAGGACACTCTTGGCATCTACCTGCGGGTTTAACCGTTGTTACATTAGTTTTATTATCTGCATGGACTTCAACTCAGATACATCCTTCTCGCCCTTGGGCAAGGAAACTTCATGTTAATGTAAATATTGCTTTATTTTTTGCCTTACTGACAGTGGGTTTGACAGGTTTATTTGTTGTCCAAAAATATCTGCCTTAAAACTACCTCAGTTTGACCTTAAATAGTAATTTAAGTTCGACAAGAGGCAAAAGTGTTTAATTCACACAAACCCTAACACCTGAAACCCTAAACCTTACCTTACCCAATATTCTTAAACTGAACTGAGGTTAATTACTAACTCCTTTTCCGAAGAATTTGGGCGGTTTTGTAATAGTATAAACCTCTGTTTCTTTCTCAATACATTGACGTACATAACCCGGAGCTTGTAACATTCCTAATAGGCTAATACCATCAAAAGAGCGAAAATCAGCAGTGGTTTTTTGTTCGAGTAAAAGGTCAACTTTTTCTGGGTTAGGTCTAGTTTCAAATGTTGCCTCAGAGGCGATCGCAAAGCCCCATGATGAGCCGTAAGTACAAGTTGGAGCAAAATAAGAGTGAACGTTGCTAAAAACTGTTTTAAGGGTATTTACTAAACGTCCATGAATATGTAAATTGGCAGGTGCGATCGGACCTGCTTGTATTACAACGATGCCATTTTCTCTCAAAATCTTCTTAAGACGGGCAAAATATTCTTGAGTAAATAATTGGAAAGAAGGTCCTTCTTCAATGGGGTCAGACAAATCAGAAATTATTACATCCCATTTTGCTTCACTATTATCAATAACTTCAAAAGCATCACCAATCACTAAATCTAAACGAGGGTCATCAAATGAACCTTGGTGCATTTCTGGTAAATACTCTTTACAGGCTTCTACCACATCTCCATCAATGTCCACCATTTTCGCTTGTTTCACACTATGCCAACGGAAAACTTCTCTGGTGGTTGCACCTTCTCCGCCCCCTAAAATCAAAACATTTTCAGGATTAGGATGATTTACCATCGCTGGATGCACTAATGCTTCATGGTATAAAAACTCATCTCCTGTACAAGATTGCCATTTACCATCCAATACCAAAGCCTTACCATAAGCACCACTTTCCACAATATACATTTCTTGATAAGGGGTTTTCTTATGTGCCAAAATACTGGTAATTCCGTGAGCATAAATATCGTAAGGGGTAATATACTCACTAATCCAAACATCAGCGTTGACGATTGATCCAGCCATAATTGCCGTTGTTCTCCTAATAAAATGCAAACTTATATTGTAACAATTTTTTTATCTTGAAACCAATGTTTTTATCAATTTTTTTACCTGATACTCAACACCTGTTTCACACCGAAGATTTTAGTATTGAACGGACGGTTGTATCAAAGATTTTAAAGAGATTTCTACACTCTATTTAAGTTAGACTAAGAATAATTAAGAGTAAGAAAAATAAAATATGAAAGCTACCAACGAAATTATTATCATTGGTGGAGGAATTATTGGACTGGCGATCGCCATTGAGTTAAAATTAAGGGGTATCGGTGTCACTATCCTCAGCCGAAACTATCAACAAGCCGCCACTAACGCCGCCGCAGGAATGTTAGCACCTAGGGCGGAGGGGTTGCCTCAAGGAGAAATGTTAGATTTAGCTTTAGCGAGTTTAGCTCTTTATCCTGAATGGGTAGCAAAATTAGAGCAAATTAGTGGAGAAGATACCGATTTTAACCCCTGTGGTATCATTGCCCCTGTGTATCAAGCTCCCCAGAAAATAGAGCAGGATTATCATAGTGCTTGGTTAGATAAAAAAACCCTCCAATATTATCAGCCTAACCTGAGTGAAGATATTGTCGGCGGTTGGTGGTATCCCGAAGAAGGACAAGTTGATCCTCGTCGCTTAGGTAAAATGTTGTTACAGGTAGCTCAATCCCTTGGTGTGGAAATAAAAGAAGGAGTAGAGGCGATCGCATTTAGTCGGGAACACGGCAAAATCAAAAATGTTTTAACCAAATCAGGTATATTTTCAGCAGATATTTATATTCTTGCCGGAGGTGCATGGAGCGGTAAACTTAACCCTTTACCTGTAAAACCCATAAAAGGGGAAATGTTAAGCCTAAAAATGCCCTTAGAAATGCCCTTAGAAAGGGTAATTTTCGGAGATAATACCTACCTTGTACCCAAACAAGACGGCAGATTAATTGTCGGGGCAACGGTAGAAGATAAAGGATGGCACGAAGGCAACACCGCCCAAGGTATTAATGAACTATTGAAAAGAGCGATAAAACTTTATCCTCCTTTAGCAGATTGGCAATTATTAGAAACATGGTATGGCTATCGCCCCGGCACTCCCGATGAAAAACCAATTTTTGGTTATGGAGATGCCCAAAATCTGATTCTAGCGACAGGGCATTATCGCAATGGTATTTTATTAGCACCGATTACCGCCCAACTAATTAGTAACCTAGTAAGTGATAAAATTACAGAACCTTTAATTAAACCTTTTACTTATCAACGTTTTCAAGAAAATTTATCCCCCTCTACTTCTTCGATTATGAACTATCCTACCCCTCTTAATAACGGTA is a window from the Cyanobacterium sp. Dongsha4 genome containing:
- a CDS encoding DUF4079 domain-containing protein — its product is MNLPSFLWLWKIAAWSMGLSITGYLLLAFSGIYLWKNRTEKKPRPSWLRPFHWITGTILVILILVLLSIGLIGTIGYYGSLGHSWHLPAGLTVVTLVLLSAWTSTQIHPSRPWARKLHVNVNIALFFALLTVGLTGLFVVQKYLP
- a CDS encoding spermidine synthase: MAGSIVNADVWISEYITPYDIYAHGITSILAHKKTPYQEMYIVESGAYGKALVLDGKWQSCTGDEFLYHEALVHPAMVNHPNPENVLILGGGEGATTREVFRWHSVKQAKMVDIDGDVVEACKEYLPEMHQGSFDDPRLDLVIGDAFEVIDNSEAKWDVIISDLSDPIEEGPSFQLFTQEYFARLKKILRENGIVVIQAGPIAPANLHIHGRLVNTLKTVFSNVHSYFAPTCTYGSSWGFAIASEATFETRPNPEKVDLLLEQKTTADFRSFDGISLLGMLQAPGYVRQCIEKETEVYTITKPPKFFGKGVSN
- the thiO gene encoding glycine oxidase ThiO, which produces MKATNEIIIIGGGIIGLAIAIELKLRGIGVTILSRNYQQAATNAAAGMLAPRAEGLPQGEMLDLALASLALYPEWVAKLEQISGEDTDFNPCGIIAPVYQAPQKIEQDYHSAWLDKKTLQYYQPNLSEDIVGGWWYPEEGQVDPRRLGKMLLQVAQSLGVEIKEGVEAIAFSREHGKIKNVLTKSGIFSADIYILAGGAWSGKLNPLPVKPIKGEMLSLKMPLEMPLERVIFGDNTYLVPKQDGRLIVGATVEDKGWHEGNTAQGINELLKRAIKLYPPLADWQLLETWYGYRPGTPDEKPIFGYGDAQNLILATGHYRNGILLAPITAQLISNLVSDKITEPLIKPFTYQRFQENLSPSTSSIMNYPTPLNNGKLISTSTPDLSSDDDTLIIAGRKFNSRLMTGTGKYKTIPLMQQSVIASGCDIVTVAVRRVQSNAPGHEGLAEALDWKRIWMLPNTAGCTNAEEAIRVARLGREMAKLLGQEDNNFVKLEVIPDSKYLLPDPIGTLQAAEQLVKEGFAVLPYINADPLLCKRLEEVGCVTVMPLGSPIGSGQGIKNLENIKIIIEQSNVPVVIDAGIGTPSEACLGMEIGADALLINSAIALAQNPVKMAKAMGLATQAGRMAYQAGRIPIKTHANASSPLTGVIK